Within the Bacillus sp. FSL K6-3431 genome, the region TCTTACTTTAATCAGGTAACCTCTCTCCTGAGGGTACTTGAATGGGTACTGAAGTCGATAACGGAACCGCAAAGTCAGGCGTACCATCCACTTTCCATCCGAATTTTTGAATGCGAGTACTGCGCTTTTTGCTACCACCTTCCGATTCAGGAATGGCATGATAAACGATCCAATCCTCCGTCCCATCAGGGGATTGGGAAAAACCATTGTGACCCGGAGCGAACACCTCGTTATCCTCTGATTTTTTGAAAACAGGATTCGGCGATTTACTCCAGGACTGAGCATTTAATAGATCGGTCCCAGCACTAGCAGTTAACATGCCAAGTGAGTAGTCATCCGACCAGGTAGCGCTTGCCGAATATACTAAGAAAAGCTTGTCATTTCTTTTCAACATGACCGGGCCTTCATTTACAGCCAACCCTCCCTGCACTTCCCATTCGTATTCCGGTTTCGATATCATTACATTTGGACCAATCAAAGTCCAAGGATTAGA harbors:
- a CDS encoding glycoside hydrolase family 43 protein, yielding MTKNTFQNPLMDPGADPWVYKDDDMYYFMATRRTHLDLWKSPTLSGIANGECKTIWTPPEEGINSHYLWAPEIHKVNGKWYVYFTANDGKGGDMARKIFVLENSSQDPFEGEWIERGYVNTEQPGLDGTVFEQNGQWYFVYAGYGNFPAYGSALYIAEMSNPWTLIGPNVMISKPEYEWEVQGGLAVNEGPVMLKRNDKLFLVYSASATWSDDYSLGMLTASAGTDLLNAQSWSKSPNPVFKKSEDNEVFAPGHNGFSQSPDGTEDWIVYHAIPESEGGSKKRSTRIQKFGWKVDGTPDFAVPLSTSVPIQVPSGERLPD